gtgtgtgacttTTTAGTGCCTATGATAAGGCTTGTGTGGCACTGACATGGTGTGTTTTACTTTATCACCCTAGTCCCTAGCTAACTTGAGATGAGGTTGTAACCTTTTTCATCTACCATTTTTAAGGCTGGAGGCATAGCGATTGATCAAGCCATCCCTTGGGAGTTAAAGAACAAATTAGTTTACTAGATTGATTAGTTGGGTTTTATTAGTGTAGACAATTGTTTACTAAATTCTGCTGAATTAATTTTATCCTGTGAAATTAGATTTCTTTTGGTGAGTCTGTTTGTGGAACAGTGTGCTGCTAGTAGTTATGAAGGACGAAATAGCTGCAGCTGTGTTCTTTGTAGCACGACTGGCCAAGAGACATGGCTGCCTGGATAACGAGGGCAGAGACCGCTTTGCTGCTGCTCTGACCTCTGCTCTGTTTGAGAGCTACAAGAACCATTGGTACCCACACACTCCCAGCAAAGGCCAGGCATacaggtcagtacacacacacaccaggttaaGTGCCACCCAGAGACCAAGATCAGGTCTAAATGTCAGTGTATGCATGTGCACATCCAGTGGGGGTATGTCCTGATTGTCTAATGGTTCTATGCATCTGTGTGCAGGTGTTTGCGTATGAATAGTTTCCAGTTGAGGGACCCAGTGTTGGAGAGGGCATGTATAAAAGGTGCCATTCTGTATGAAGATCTGGGGTTGCCAAAGGAACTTACTGTCTGGGTGGACCCAGGAGAAGTCTCCTGCAGGTAAGACACTTGTATGGAATTCTTGTCTAGAGCATTTAAGAACTGATGGAATCATTTAGAGCTGATGAAAATCTGTTTGAAACCTGGTTCATGATGTTTAGCAGAGTAAATGTGTATTGGCATAATTTCCAAAGTGACCTTACTAACTCTGTTCATATTAACAATATTCTGAATAGGCTTGGTCCATATACTACTGGAACAAGTGGTAGAGGGTTTTTGTGTTGGTCTGATGCTTTCACTGTGCAGGTATGGGGAGCGCTGTGCACCCTTCTGTGTGATTCAGCTGGAGGACTTCCATCGTGGTGGTGGGGAATTTTCTCGTCGGATTCAAAATGCTGTGGAGCGTGCTGCCTTGGATGTCCAATCAGGGGTCTTGTCtgatgaggagggtggggacaTCAGCATGAGTAGCAGTTGCAGCAGCCTATCAACTTCATGTCCTGCTCCAGGCCCAACCCCCAACCTAGAGCCCAAAACGATTCCAACAGTGAGCAATCCCAACAGTGTCTACCAGGTGCACATGCTTCACATATAGTTTATTgaaattttttattttgtatgtcaAGCAAGATCCTCAGATTCCATATGTTGCTTTCCTTCAGATCAGTGAATTTGCTCCAGCTGGCCCACTGCTCTGGGCAGGGTACCCCAAAAGGAAGCCTTTCTCTGGGGAGGGCCACCCATCTCATGCCCCTCCAGGGACCCCGTTCTCCCAGCACAGCTCACAGTTCCCTCCCCAGAAAGGCTACAAACCCTACCGGCCATCTTTCTGCTTTACTGGGCCACGGGTTGACAAGTACCATT
This window of the Osmerus mordax isolate fOsmMor3 chromosome 19, fOsmMor3.pri, whole genome shotgun sequence genome carries:
- the btg4 gene encoding protein BTG4 — encoded protein: MKDEIAAAVFFVARLAKRHGCLDNEGRDRFAAALTSALFESYKNHWYPHTPSKGQAYRCLRMNSFQLRDPVLERACIKGAILYEDLGLPKELTVWVDPGEVSCRYGERCAPFCVIQLEDFHRGGGEFSRRIQNAVERAALDVQSGVLSDEEGGDISMSSSCSSLSTSCPAPGPTPNLEPKTIPTVSNPNSVYQISEFAPAGPLLWAGYPKRKPFSGEGHPSHAPPGTPFSQHSSQFPPQKGYKPYRPSFCFTGPRVDKYHWVSKSRS